The proteins below are encoded in one region of Sandaracinaceae bacterium:
- a CDS encoding sigma 54-interacting transcriptional regulator → MRPLLRTVLENRSLRLDVQRRFAIVGESPPVLAMVARIAKVAPIPRPVLVLGERGTGKELVAKALHDASGRSGPFVAVNCACFTDELLEAELFGHERGAFTGAHKPSLGKFELANQGTLFLDEIGHMSLPFQRKILRAVEYGTFLRVGGQAERSVSVRVVAATNADLRARMGDGTFLPDLYDRLAFEVIHVPPLRERPGDIDVLARHFFERFMSEVPAFHGKVLTEDGLEALRHYAFPGNVRELRTVIERAVYRDTTHALTAEDIGELGPPRSTTAGSFRQRVEELERALIHEAMTAAHGNGAEAARALGLAYHQLRYYLRKYPLA, encoded by the coding sequence ATGCGCCCGTTGCTGCGCACGGTGCTGGAAAACCGCTCGCTCCGGCTCGACGTGCAGCGCCGCTTCGCCATCGTGGGCGAGTCGCCACCCGTGCTGGCCATGGTGGCGCGCATCGCGAAGGTGGCGCCCATCCCGCGCCCGGTGCTGGTGCTGGGTGAGCGCGGCACCGGCAAGGAACTGGTCGCCAAGGCGCTGCACGACGCCTCTGGGCGCTCTGGCCCCTTCGTGGCCGTGAACTGCGCCTGCTTCACGGACGAGCTGCTCGAGGCGGAGCTCTTCGGACACGAGCGCGGCGCATTCACCGGCGCGCACAAGCCCAGCCTGGGCAAGTTCGAGCTGGCCAACCAGGGCACGCTGTTCCTGGACGAGATCGGGCACATGTCCCTGCCCTTCCAGCGCAAGATCCTGCGCGCGGTCGAGTACGGGACCTTCCTGCGCGTGGGCGGCCAAGCCGAGCGCAGCGTGAGCGTGCGGGTGGTGGCGGCCACCAACGCCGACCTGCGCGCGCGCATGGGCGATGGGACGTTCTTGCCGGACCTCTACGACCGCCTGGCGTTCGAGGTGATCCACGTGCCCCCGCTGCGCGAGCGGCCGGGCGACATCGACGTGCTGGCGCGGCACTTCTTCGAGCGCTTCATGAGCGAGGTGCCCGCCTTCCACGGCAAGGTGCTCACCGAGGATGGACTCGAGGCGCTGCGCCACTACGCCTTCCCCGGAAACGTGCGCGAGCTGCGCACGGTCATCGAGCGCGCGGTGTATCGGGACACCACGCACGCCCTCACCGCCGAAGACATCGGCGAGCTGGGCCCGCCACGCAGCACCACCGCAGGGAGCTTCCGCCAGCGCGTCGAGGAACTCGAGCGAGCGCTCATCCACGAGGCCATGACGGCTGCGCACGGAAACGGCGCCGAGGCCGCGCGAGCCCTGGGGCTGGCCTACCACCAGCTCCGCTACTACCTGCGCAAGTACCCGCTGGCGTGA